One Glycine max cultivar Williams 82 chromosome 3, Glycine_max_v4.0, whole genome shotgun sequence DNA window includes the following coding sequences:
- the LOC106798110 gene encoding protein RADIALIS-like 3 produces MKSPNVNELPGNPQFPQSTLKGSMEDFAKSLSGWSWEENKLFELALAVVDEQHPERWEVVAAMVGGEKSAGDVQEHYVILLEDLLVIESGKLDHTLGEVVPFVLVECKDSICLSDNDTSM; encoded by the coding sequence ATGAAATCACCTAATGTGAATGAATTACCAGGAAATCCTCAATTTCCTCAAAGTACCCTGAAGGGATCCATGGAAGATTTTGCTAAGAGTTTGAGTGGATGGAGTTGGGAGGAGAACAAATTGTTTGAGCTAGCTTTGGCAGTGGTGGATGAGCAACACCCTGAACGATGGGAAGTGGTTGCAGCCATGGTTGGAGGAGAAAAAAGTGCTGGAGATGTTCAAGAACATTATGTGATCCTTCTGGAGGATTTACTCGTTATAGAATCTGGAAAATTGGACCATACACTTGGAGAAGTTGTGCCTTTTGTCCTTGTTGAGTGTAAAGATTCCATATGCTTGTCCGACAATGATACAAGCATGTAA